One Oncorhynchus clarkii lewisi isolate Uvic-CL-2024 chromosome 32, UVic_Ocla_1.0, whole genome shotgun sequence DNA window includes the following coding sequences:
- the LOC139391967 gene encoding IgGFc-binding protein-like, whose product MGDPHYRTFDGHYYSFMGNCTYIMTKNCHVDKDHPAFEVQAKNVEDRANSQLTSVGMVTVKVYGVNIDIVNSEFGLVRINFQLWNLPISLDNGKLKLSQSGFSVVLETDFGLMVQYDWLKYLVVTMPGSLAGKVCGMCGNFNGKQDDELTTPSGSLASNVVTLGKSWRVSDKGGDAYCRDECTGQCENCESGLVKHLEREIFCTFLTEIMNGPFKNCNAAIDYKIFQENCLYDLCRGEIMKTYMCDTLQVYTDACQRAGIRVYNWRGIAHCPKPECPEHSHYEFCGSACPATCEDPNSPSKCKASCVEACICDEGHLRSGNKCVPKSQCGCQYKGHYVEAGTSFWGDDSCTKRCNCSSTGGSVESQVASCPLGQQCKVVDGIRGCYPTTFSSCMVSGDPHYHTFDGQLYNFQGTCVYQMASVCSNDTSLEHFSVAIQNDGRDKKVGSITKLVEVKVYGYTIVISKEHPGFVMVNGELVNLPVKLNKLHIYKSGWFAVIKTDFGVEVSYDWNSIATVTVPNTYANAMCGLCGNYNHNPNDDMQMKDGKQAATAEEFGQSWILTKIPGCVNGCKGPCPDCSIAQRDQYMTNKYCGLISDPTGPFRDCHSKVEPMGFVQDCLFDVCLYQGNRNMQCNTLTAYTAACQDKGAMVYSWRSDQFCGRYYKNGQVFYHNGFCQQECTCNGTMKCQSFSCGPNEKCEVKNGVRACQPVGKGVCSISGDPHYNTFDNSTYDFQGTCTYTAAQGCHLEGTHLNPFSVVVENEKWYAMSSAPKVSVAKLLAVEVYGNILILRRNQIGMIMVNGILTNLPLSLHNGAVQIYQDGSNDVILTDFGLRVTYDLVYHVTVTVPGNYRGKTCGLCGNFNGNKNDEFLLPGGQMAKDVNSFGAAWKVSMPGVVCEDGCSGDFCPKCNSKKKAVFGADCGIITDPKGPFAACHHEIDPASYFRDCLFDVCMAEGDQKMLCRSVAAYMLDCQDFGVKIESWRSPTFCPFSCPANSHYQTCAETCATPCPGLSDTINCPTTCVEGCACDKDFYFNGTGCVSWDQCSCYTGGHTLKIGESLISDNCFAVHICQKSGVVLSQSMVCQSEESCQVKDGLRGCYPIPSLNAGVHD is encoded by the exons ATGGGCGACCCCCACTACCGCACGTTCGACGGCCACTACTACAGCTTCATGGGCAACTGCACCTACATCATGACTAAGAACTGCCATGTTGACAAGGACCACCCAGCCTTTGAGGTGCAGGCCAAGAATGTGGAGGATCGTGCAAACTCGCAGCTTACCTCAGTGGGAATGGTCACCGTCAAGGTTTACGGAGTCAACATTGACATTGTCAACTCTGAATTTGGTCTTGTCCGG ATTAACTTCCAGTTGTGGAATCTTCCCATCAGCTTAGACAATGGCAAATTGAAACTCTCCCAGAGTGGATTTTCAGTTGTCCTGGAGACAGACTTTGGTCTGATGGTGCAGTATGATTGGCTGAAGTACCTGGTGGTGACTATGCCCGGGAGCCTGGCAGGCAAGGTGTGTGGCATGTGCGGCAACTTTAATGGCAAACAGGATGACGAACTCACCACTCCCAGTGGCTCCCTTGCCAGTAATGTTGTGACCCTAGGCAAGAGCTGGAGGGTATCAGACAAGGGAGGTGATGCCTACTGCAGAGATGAGTGCACAGGCCAATGTGAGAACTGTGAGAGCGGCTTGGTTAAGCACTTAGAAAGGGAGATCTTTTGCACCTTTCTCACAGAGATAATGAATGGACCCTTCAAAAACTGCAATGCCGCCATTGACTACAAGATCTTCCAGGAGAACTGCTTGTATGACCTTTGTCGGGGCGAGATCATGAAGACGTACATGTGTGACACCCTGCAGGTGTACACCGATGCCTGCCAGAGGGCTGGGATCAGAGTGTACAACTGGAGGGGCATTGCCCATTGCC CCAAGCCTGAATGCCCAGAGCACAGTCACTATGAGTTCTGTGGAAGCGCCTGCCCTGCCACCTGTGAAGACCCAAATTCTCCCTCAAAATGCAAAGCCAGCTGTGTGGAGGCCTGTATCTGTGACGAGGGCCACCTGCGCAGTGGGAACAAGTGTGTGCCGAAGTCCCAATGTGGCTGCCAGTACAAAGGCCACTATGTCGAAGCCGGAACATCTTTCTGGGGGGATGATAGCTGTACCAAACGCTGTAACTGCAGCTCCACTGGTGGGAGTGTTGAGAGCCAGGTGGCCAGTTGTCCACTTGGACAGCAGTGCAAGGTGGTTGATGGCATAAGAGGCTGCTACCCTACAACCTTTTCCTCATGCATGGTGTCTGGTGATCCACATTACCACACCTTCGATGGACAACTCTACAACTTCCAGGGCACCTGTGTGTATCAGATGGCTAGTGTCTGCTCCAATGACACCAGCCTGGAGCACTTTAGTGTTGCCATACAGAACGATGGGCGAGATAAAAAGGTGGGGTCCATCACCAAGCTGGTTGAGGTCAAGGTCTATGGGTACACGATTGTCATCAGTAAAGAGCACCCAGGATTTGTGATG GTGAATGGTGAACTTGTGAATCTTCCTGTAAAACTCAATAAACTGCACATATACAAGAGCGGTTGGTTTGCTGTGATCAAAACTGACTTTGGGGTGGAAGTGTCCTATGACTGGAACAGCATAGCGACAGTCACCGTCCCCAACACTTATGCAAATGCAATGTGCGGCCTGTGTGGCAACTACAACCACAATCCAAACGACGACATGCAGATGAAGGATGGAAAGCAGGCTGCCACTGCAGAGGAGTTCGGTCAGAGCTGGATATTAACAAAGATCCCTGGTTGTGTGAACGGCTGCAAAGGCCCCTGTCCTGACTGTAGCATCGCCCAGAGGGATCAGTACATGACAAACAAGTACTGTGGCCTCATCAGTGACCCAACAGGCCCCTTTCGTGACTGTCACTCCAAGGTGGAACCCATGGGTTTCGTTCAAGACTGTCTGTTTGATGTCTGTCTGTACCAGGGAAACAGGAACATGCAGTGCAATACCCTAACTGCCTACACAGCTGCCTGCCAGGATAAAGGGGCCATGGTCTACTCCTGGAGGTCAGATCAATTCTGTG GAAGATACTACAAAAATGGACAAGTCTTCTACCACAATGGATTCTGTCAGCAAGAATGCACATGCAATGGCACG ATGAAGTGTCAGAGCTTTTCCTGTGGACCCAATGAGAAGTGTGAGGTGAAGAACGGCGTCAGGGCTTGCCAGCCTGTTGGAAAAGGAGTTTGTTCCATCTCAGGCGACCCACATTACAACACCTTTGACAACAGCACCTATGACTTCCAAGGCACCTGCACCTACACTGCAGCTCAAGGCTGCCATCTGGAAGGCACACACCTCAACCCCTTCTCTGTGGTGGTGGAGAACGAGAAGTGGTATGCTATGTCATCAGCTCCAAAAGTGTCCGTTGCCAAGCTTTTAGCTGTAGAAGTCTATGGTAACATTCTAATTCTACGCAGGAACCAAATCGGAATGATCATG GTGAACGGCATCCTGACTAACCTCCCATTGAGCCTACACAACGGTGCAGTGCAGATTTATCAGGATGGCTCGAATGATGTCATATTGACAGACTTTGGCCTAAGAGTTACCTATGACCTTGTGTACCACGTCACCGTCACTGTCCCTGGCAACTACAGAGGCAAGACCTGTGGTCTGTGTGGCAATTTCAATGGTAACAAGAATGATGAGTTCCTGCTACCTGGTGGACAGATGGCCAAAGACGTCAACTCTTTTGGGGCGGCCTGGAAGGTCAGCATGCCTGGGGTGGTGTGTGAGGACGGTTGCAGCGGAGACTTCTGTCCGAAGTGTAACTCTAAGAAGAAAGCCGTGTTTGGTGCTGACTGTGGTATCATTACGGATCCTAAAGGACCCTTTGCCGCCTGCCACCATGAGATAGACCCAGCCTCTTACTTCAGAGACTGCCTCTTTGATGTCTGTATGGCTGAGGGAGATCAAAAAATGCTTTGCCGCAGTGTTGCTGCTTACATGTTAGACTGTCAGGACTTTGGTGTAAAGATTGAAAGCTGGAGATCACCAACATTTTGCC CATTCTCCTGTCCTGCCAACAGCCACTACCAAACCTGTGCTGAAACCTGTGCAACTCCATGTCCCGGCCTATCTGACACCATCAACTGTCCCACCACCTGTGTTGAGGGATGTGCCTGCGACAAAGACTTCTACTTCAATGGTACTGGCTGTGTTAGCTGGGACCAGTGCAGCTGCTATACTGGTGGACACACCCTTAAG ATAGGGGAATCCCTGATTTCAGACAACTGCTTTGCGGTCCACATCTGCCAAAAATCTGGAGTTGTTCTGTCACAGTCTATGGTGTGCCAGAGTGAAGAGAGCTGTCAGGTCAAGGATGGTCTACGGGGATGTTATCCTATCCCGTCACTTAATGCAGGGGTACATGACTGA